Proteins encoded by one window of Companilactobacillus ginsenosidimutans:
- a CDS encoding DUF2207 domain-containing protein, translating to MKKIGIVFSALIMAFLIVIQFNVSTARADDSYKISKYDVNVDVQKNGDADVTQKMKYKFAGNFHGVYYNQDLVGIKSLENPRVEIKGNDGTISLKPSESQKDNTFKVNNSSDNMKITVYHNITNDSATYIYRYKLLGVITNYKDTAELNWKVIGSGWDEPLNNVNIVINLPSNNVSELQAWSHGPLDGFTDVNRDKGAVTMSVKHVDANQFVESHIIFPTSVTSLNTKFVNKNAKSNILKKEKSLAIEANKQRAIPRRIFYVSLLVYVLVIIGIFINIFYQLRKNPVNKHEMPIPLHHWFEVPAVSPSMAQIVIDKADTANSASLTADMLVEVNKRNLEIIKLDKTFEIKANKLPDDKIFQYLINDIGDGEKVTIKQINKSSKSKLSKRFSAWSKRAARGREQFFDKKNTDRISSFSMGAILTSVLSVIMAGIGMVTYSDKWILLVCVLLIGLVFSWTTYFQVKKRISVYTEKGEILANELRGFKQMLKDIDDIKLADVGDLILWEQILPYAVAFGVSDKVIKALKVEFSDQVLNDPSFVYYYWAVAGLSNNFDFTSSISSAINAGNGSNSSIGGSSGGFSGGSSGGFGGGSGGGAF from the coding sequence ATGAAAAAAATTGGGATAGTTTTTTCTGCGTTAATCATGGCATTTCTTATTGTTATTCAGTTTAATGTTTCAACTGCTAGGGCAGATGACTCATATAAGATCTCTAAATATGACGTTAATGTTGATGTGCAGAAGAATGGAGATGCAGATGTTACACAGAAGATGAAATATAAATTTGCGGGAAACTTTCATGGTGTTTACTACAATCAGGATCTTGTGGGTATTAAATCGTTAGAGAATCCACGTGTAGAGATCAAAGGTAATGACGGAACAATTTCTTTAAAGCCTTCTGAAAGTCAGAAGGACAATACTTTTAAGGTAAACAATTCCTCTGATAACATGAAGATAACTGTTTATCACAATATTACTAATGATTCCGCAACCTATATTTATCGATATAAATTGTTAGGTGTAATTACGAATTACAAAGATACGGCTGAGCTCAATTGGAAAGTGATCGGATCGGGTTGGGATGAGCCACTTAACAATGTGAATATTGTAATTAATCTTCCTTCTAATAATGTTTCAGAGTTACAGGCATGGTCTCACGGTCCATTAGATGGTTTTACTGATGTAAATAGAGATAAAGGTGCTGTCACGATGTCTGTAAAACATGTTGATGCTAATCAATTTGTTGAGAGCCATATCATTTTTCCTACGTCTGTTACATCTTTGAACACTAAGTTTGTTAATAAAAATGCAAAATCTAATATTTTGAAAAAAGAAAAATCGTTAGCAATTGAAGCCAATAAACAACGTGCTATACCGAGACGGATATTTTATGTTTCCTTATTAGTATATGTATTGGTAATTATTGGAATCTTTATCAATATTTTTTATCAACTAAGGAAAAATCCAGTAAACAAACATGAAATGCCAATACCTCTTCATCATTGGTTCGAGGTTCCGGCGGTATCTCCAAGTATGGCACAAATAGTGATCGATAAAGCTGATACTGCCAATAGTGCATCACTTACTGCAGACATGTTAGTTGAAGTTAACAAGCGTAATTTAGAAATAATTAAATTAGATAAAACTTTTGAAATCAAAGCTAACAAGTTGCCTGATGACAAAATTTTTCAATATCTAATTAATGACATTGGTGATGGTGAGAAGGTCACAATCAAACAAATCAATAAGAGCTCAAAGAGTAAGTTATCAAAGAGGTTTAGTGCATGGAGCAAACGTGCAGCACGTGGACGTGAACAATTCTTTGATAAGAAGAATACAGATAGAATAAGTTCATTTTCAATGGGAGCTATATTAACTAGTGTATTGTCTGTCATAATGGCAGGTATTGGAATGGTTACTTATTCGGATAAGTGGATATTATTAGTCTGTGTACTTCTGATTGGATTAGTATTTTCATGGACCACCTATTTTCAAGTTAAAAAGAGGATATCAGTATACACAGAAAAAGGTGAGATACTAGCTAATGAATTACGTGGATTTAAACAAATGCTGAAGGATATCGATGATATCAAATTGGCAGACGTAGGAGATTTAATCCTTTGGGAACAAATTCTTCCCTATGCAGTTGCGTTTGGAGTTTCAGACAAAGTCATAAAAGCACTGAAGGTTGAATTTAGTGATCAAGTGCTCAACGATCCAAGCTTCGTTTATTATTACTGGGCAGTTGCTGGATTGTCCAACAATTTTGATTTTACTTCTTCAATTTCTAGTGCAATTAATGCCGGAAATGGCTCCAATTCTAGTATAGGTGGTAGTTCTGGAGGATTTTCTGGTGGAAGTTCAGGTGGATTTGGAGGAGGTTCCGGTGGTGGAGCCTTTTAG
- a CDS encoding N-acetylmuramoyl-L-alanine amidase — MFNPNIINKTYTLGDYKGDTRLASNRFIILHESGNDNDKRDSQALLHEVQFMHNNYGNAYVQFFVGYMDGKAQVYQIGEPGYVSWGALTANPYAPVQIEFARTGDKQRFREAYRLYVEVARYYANAYGIPLVLDGRGNGIKTHQWVTNNFGGDHVDPYPYFASMGITKSQLAYDLANGFDDEPEPEKKATINNVVTVTADYFKAFTTTNSKGVPHIGTDILSGTAWQSADILVRDKKAYFKIGNDTYIPQSVTDKAGKIVINYLDGYGVNAYNSKGQSIKDSNQVFKGGTSWATGEELFKVPNVGWCYQVSTDEYIPVKFQQGSGFKG; from the coding sequence ATGTTTAATCCTAATATCATTAATAAGACATACACACTAGGCGATTACAAAGGTGATACACGGCTAGCTTCTAACCGTTTTATTATTCTCCACGAATCTGGAAACGATAACGACAAGCGAGATTCACAAGCGTTACTACATGAAGTACAGTTCATGCACAATAACTACGGCAACGCTTACGTTCAGTTTTTCGTAGGATACATGGACGGTAAGGCACAAGTTTACCAAATCGGTGAACCAGGCTACGTATCGTGGGGAGCATTAACAGCTAACCCTTATGCCCCCGTACAAATCGAGTTTGCAAGAACAGGCGACAAGCAACGATTTCGAGAAGCCTATCGTTTGTATGTGGAAGTAGCTCGCTACTACGCTAATGCTTACGGTATCCCACTTGTTCTAGATGGTAGGGGCAACGGAATCAAGACACACCAATGGGTAACTAATAATTTTGGCGGCGACCATGTTGACCCTTATCCTTATTTTGCAAGCATGGGTATCACTAAATCACAGCTAGCATATGACCTTGCAAACGGATTTGATGACGAGCCCGAACCAGAGAAGAAAGCCACTATTAATAATGTGGTGACTGTGACAGCTGACTACTTCAAAGCATTTACCACAACAAATAGCAAAGGCGTTCCCCATATTGGGACTGATATCCTTAGTGGCACGGCATGGCAATCAGCTGATATTCTAGTACGTGACAAAAAAGCATACTTTAAAATCGGCAATGATACTTACATTCCACAATCAGTGACTGACAAGGCAGGTAAGATCGTTATCAATTATTTAGACGGCTATGGAGTTAATGCATACAATTCTAAAGGTCAAAGTATCAAGGACAGCAACCAAGTATTTAAAGGTGGCACTTCATGGGCAACTGGTGAAGAACTATTTAAAGTACCTAATGTAGGCTGGTGCTATCAAGTTTCCACAGATGAATATATCCCAGTTAAATTCCAGCAAGGTTCTGGATTCAAGGGATAA
- a CDS encoding BppU family phage baseplate upper protein, with the protein MANRYPITLDVNKAKYTINSPIGLREGDSGTATIVATILDNGADYSGMTSAQFFAQKPDGTAVATDPATVSGNTITYKVNDNLTTASGHVVNAYFLINKSVSTESFEINIHPSITLHGPSTDYIPGLNDLTRVWQQTINEWQGKFDELKAQIENTDYAQVIKDSLNSTLDEAKEAYQGEFNSAVADVNKTVKTLQEKGVEADTEIAKLKTKQDNAETVADSLQATVDQLNKKILDIDKWLDSLHDEFTAKNETYMKSMQAELTKKLADMKASSDSALNTVKGNISTAQSDIDGIDNKIVSLNQTLADVSKSVADINVPQIKADVDTANATANKALTAVESKADKTALTAYVPLTKLTEYMTSVNIDNNYIKKTDVDANYIKKTDVATNYVKKTELNSLIDLSKYTTTVDMNKAISTAVAGTLKSADVNALIATALKDYLKTADLKQANYDAGFHSDWFGTEAQYSSTSHDANVNYHTKEEG; encoded by the coding sequence ATGGCGAATAGATATCCAATAACTCTGGACGTAAATAAGGCTAAATATACTATCAATTCACCAATTGGATTGCGTGAAGGGGATAGTGGCACTGCTACTATCGTGGCTACCATTTTGGACAATGGTGCAGATTATTCTGGTATGACATCAGCACAGTTTTTTGCACAAAAGCCTGACGGTACAGCAGTGGCTACTGACCCTGCTACAGTAAGTGGCAACACTATCACTTACAAGGTCAACGATAATTTAACCACCGCCAGCGGGCATGTGGTCAATGCTTATTTTTTGATTAATAAATCAGTGTCCACAGAAAGTTTTGAAATTAACATTCATCCAAGTATCACGCTCCATGGTCCTTCCACGGACTATATTCCAGGTCTCAACGATTTAACTCGAGTTTGGCAACAGACTATTAATGAATGGCAGGGGAAGTTTGATGAACTCAAGGCACAGATTGAAAACACTGATTACGCTCAAGTTATTAAAGATTCCTTGAATAGTACATTAGATGAAGCTAAAGAAGCATATCAAGGTGAATTTAATTCAGCAGTTGCGGATGTCAATAAAACAGTAAAAACGTTGCAAGAAAAAGGTGTGGAAGCTGACACAGAGATAGCCAAGTTAAAGACTAAGCAAGACAATGCCGAGACTGTCGCCGATAGCTTGCAAGCTACTGTTGACCAGTTAAATAAGAAGATACTTGATATCGACAAGTGGCTAGACAGCTTACATGATGAATTCACTGCTAAGAATGAAACTTACATGAAGTCTATGCAGGCTGAATTGACCAAGAAGCTAGCCGATATGAAAGCCAGTTCTGACAGTGCTTTAAATACTGTTAAGGGTAATATTTCCACAGCGCAAAGTGACATTGATGGAATAGATAATAAAATTGTTAGTTTGAATCAGACACTGGCTGATGTATCTAAGAGTGTAGCAGACATCAACGTCCCACAAATTAAAGCTGATGTTGACACAGCTAATGCCACAGCTAATAAGGCACTGACAGCTGTGGAAAGTAAAGCCGACAAGACAGCATTGACCGCTTACGTTCCACTTACTAAGCTAACCGAATACATGACCAGCGTGAATATCGACAATAATTATATTAAGAAGACTGACGTTGATGCTAACTATATTAAGAAGACTGATGTGGCAACTAACTATGTAAAAAAAACCGAGCTTAATAGCTTGATTGACTTGAGTAAATACACTACCACCGTGGATATGAATAAAGCTATTTCCACAGCAGTGGCGGGAACGCTTAAGTCAGCAGACGTTAATGCATTGATTGCTACAGCACTCAAGGATTACCTTAAGACCGCCGACCTTAAGCAAGCTAACTACGATGCAGGATTCCACAGCGATTGGTTTGGTACAGAAGCACAATACAGCAGTACATCTCATGATGCTAACGTTAACTACCACACTAAGGAAGAGGGCTAA
- a CDS encoding phage tail protein produces the protein MKPILYRDYKAKDVVGSISDAYNQSVHEVLNGEYTATFTITRNSKYFKLVKPEMFVRIAVNANDSDIFIITKTDTKNPGTMTVTCNQITMMTNDNYMRGDLTTDYKTASAIISEMRDKLDLPSQSFTYSTDISKNAGKTDVTYSNQNPGQIMVGANNSLASIFNGRIVRKGNNMKLTSYNTGNSIDLRRGKNISGVSIEKNIDKLTTSIVGWFTMKDTEGTTGDETHVTQNHKQYAPEVNSPYKEKYNLPHRKYIDYSSRVENIPDLIDISERYFEENPGIDLPTYTITIDSAGSNSKRAKIAEVGDTARIYDPDYDLTTEQTVTERTFDPDKMINTSLKAGTVQQTIFRYLDKRISDANKKADDNKARSDDALANQKDDINKIFDETNDKIDDVNDLTRQQKEMLENYQKAVTEKVQSTQRDITNFMNSGGNNKIRWIPTLAEATQMEITTPYGYLLIDDHGMGFHKNNGTVITGMSADGRFYADKISTQALTSVTITGATINGGQMNGVNIGSAGSIYTTRNSEGHQTVINSAYGISTPGLNMGTDHGNINNVGTLTVHDEIRFGNSGVSLFWNGSYLVARIINSSVSGDWRIAGKGIDG, from the coding sequence ATGAAACCTATTTTATATCGAGATTACAAAGCAAAGGACGTTGTTGGATCAATCTCTGATGCATATAATCAGTCAGTTCATGAGGTGCTTAATGGTGAGTACACGGCAACATTTACTATTACTAGAAATTCAAAATACTTTAAATTAGTAAAACCAGAAATGTTTGTTCGTATCGCCGTCAATGCTAACGACAGCGATATTTTTATTATCACTAAAACAGACACAAAGAACCCTGGAACAATGACTGTGACGTGTAACCAAATCACTATGATGACGAACGACAATTATATGCGTGGAGATCTAACCACAGATTATAAAACGGCGAGCGCCATTATATCAGAGATGAGAGATAAGTTAGACTTGCCATCACAGTCGTTTACGTACAGTACTGACATCAGTAAGAATGCTGGTAAGACTGACGTCACTTATTCTAACCAGAACCCAGGACAAATTATGGTAGGTGCTAACAATTCGTTAGCCTCTATTTTTAATGGTCGTATCGTCCGCAAGGGCAATAACATGAAGTTAACAAGTTATAACACTGGTAATTCAATTGACTTGCGTAGGGGTAAAAATATCTCTGGCGTGTCTATCGAAAAGAATATCGATAAGCTAACTACTTCTATAGTAGGCTGGTTCACCATGAAGGATACCGAAGGAACGACTGGAGATGAAACGCATGTAACACAGAACCACAAACAATATGCTCCAGAAGTTAATTCACCGTACAAGGAAAAATATAATCTTCCACACCGTAAGTATATTGACTACTCAAGTCGTGTGGAGAATATCCCAGACTTGATTGATATATCAGAACGATATTTTGAAGAGAACCCTGGCATTGATTTACCGACCTACACGATAACTATCGATAGTGCGGGTAGTAACAGCAAGCGTGCCAAGATTGCCGAAGTTGGTGATACAGCCCGTATCTATGACCCCGATTACGATTTGACTACAGAACAGACTGTGACTGAACGGACGTTTGATCCCGACAAGATGATAAACACGAGTTTGAAAGCCGGAACAGTGCAGCAGACTATTTTTAGATATCTAGACAAGCGTATATCTGACGCCAACAAAAAAGCTGACGATAACAAAGCACGATCTGATGATGCACTTGCTAACCAAAAGGATGACATCAATAAAATATTTGATGAAACAAACGACAAGATTGATGATGTCAACGACCTTACCAGACAGCAAAAAGAAATGCTTGAGAACTACCAGAAAGCAGTCACAGAAAAAGTTCAGTCAACGCAGAGAGATATAACTAACTTCATGAATTCCGGTGGTAACAACAAAATTCGCTGGATTCCCACGCTTGCCGAAGCTACACAAATGGAGATTACCACGCCGTACGGTTACCTGTTGATTGATGACCATGGCATGGGTTTCCACAAGAATAACGGTACAGTCATTACTGGTATGAGTGCTGATGGTAGATTTTACGCCGACAAAATTAGTACTCAAGCACTCACGTCTGTAACTATCACAGGTGCAACAATTAATGGTGGACAGATGAATGGTGTGAATATTGGTTCGGCCGGTTCTATCTATACGACACGTAACAGCGAAGGACATCAGACGGTTATTAATAGTGCGTATGGAATTAGTACACCAGGATTAAATATGGGTACTGACCACGGAAACATCAACAACGTAGGAACATTAACTGTACATGATGAAATTAGATTTGGAAATTCTGGAGTTAGTTTATTTTGGAACGGTAGTTACCTAGTTGCCAGAATTATTAATTCATCTGTATCTGGTGACTGGCGAATTGCTGGTAAGGGAATAGATGGATAG
- a CDS encoding phage tail tape measure protein → MAGSLGHLAATVTLNIDPFKQSSAALTSTIKNTNAALKTQDAAAKAYGNSLNGLKANYSTMQQQMRNYQARLKEQEATYARLSKQTASTSGEQEKLTRRQQNAAAQVNKTKANMMQLDAAMGKTNKQIALQENGFYKVGTRLTEVSGKMGRFSDKMGSIGNTMTTRVTAPIVAGFGYAAKSAIDFNSQIANIAPLLKANGESASQVKSEMTQMSDASKKWATEYGVSTDKINAGMTELVKRGYSANQTMGAMPSILNAAKASGDDFNDVMTVSTSTLEQFGLKSNSTAGMLKNTERVTDSLTYTANATAAGFTDMGDAMTYVGPTAHSAGISLEETAAAIGLMSNQGIEGSVAGTALRSALTRLMKPSRQNVQGFKELGINVEDFKNHSLTLPEILDKIKTNTQGWTKEQKASAVAMAFGTEAQAGMNALINEGGGALTDLTKKTKEASGSTKEIADTMNNTSASKIARFKESLHVLAITVGEKLTPTLMPLVKDLTNVVKKFAELDDSQQQTILKSVALVAAIGPVAKTMQGIGTISKVTTGSVGLLAKGIGNTMVAFNRTSSAGTKLLSMFSSGAEGATLFAGKTATAAKAATTVGSAAVEGASGAATLAGGMEGAAGAASGFALMSGPVALGIAGVVAAVAGGVWAWNSWGKQAWESSVETSKWGTTVGKKADTALTHMKDFNGQASQALKEFDDNASESASSIGKSFKGMSDQISQTADDANKKLTEGLKGLPDDVAEIVGKAAEKQKKNNEKIKKNAKQTSDNVNDIVKNAAKKHRGYTDDENQYILNSKKKMNDDEIKLLGISGKKKTEVEKALNSDVEKLTTIQAGQRVKTLQGAFKKEQSEYKKQSSMIKNLRKQGLISEKDYQKAMSKLSDEHSTSMDKQGKKYVELAKQAGHSVADIKATLKEYGISYDEVTKKSKKNADTISTSNSRIADTASKMSKVTKSAGEQWNKMVLDPKTGRIKTDAQKTINDTAKTGMGWAQLQFELKHAKITSNAKSMIGEAAIQSGRWNDLPWKEKETMIRVQGDEDLTKVVKHIDNWDKLTPKQQTAIVRAKGQKELSIAMINAGEWNDMSMKDKQALVNTSGEKDLVDLLTQTGTWNGLSMHAKEAVITGKGNAEVVDQLKNIGKWNDLTPNQKDLIINNKASRKIVDALIDAGQWDGLTLDEKNAVINDDATGKLIGAMVQAGVWQGLSLDDKDAIVNDKATAKLVQPLYQAGLWNGLDVKAHDAIIQDKASAPVVAAMVKAGTWDGLTLDEKDAIINTDNSAKDLGNLVGSYVSFNDMPEKQKNIIVNSDDAMAKFFDAGNTLTRWNMKKADRKKLVAENQDILDKTKNGEKAVVDYNGKKVIVKKLGGNDVELEGAVNDAKDAINRHNKKKANKKNLKGDAEDVKKKSKESTDAVQRHNDKKVDRKDYKGDASNNKQASKESQNATQRHNDKKEKDKYYKGHDKSSGPASSAIRAILRWNGQSPVVHSFVTVVSRIFRHAKGTNDSGEEIAMVNDERGSMFRELIKLPTGEQFIPQGRNIMVALPKHSQVVPARETSRMFSGIKQYANGTPGYSKVVNDFTTLNSGLTDYSNSTTNTNNSDNSKLVNNQNIKVNVTVNGSGGDGQQIGQQTADIIEQKFREMFNNQSTAFGGGSIA, encoded by the coding sequence ATGGCAGGAAGCTTAGGACATTTAGCTGCAACGGTCACGTTAAACATTGACCCGTTTAAACAATCTTCTGCTGCACTAACTTCCACGATCAAAAATACAAACGCTGCTTTAAAAACTCAAGATGCTGCCGCTAAAGCATACGGCAATAGTTTAAATGGCTTGAAAGCTAACTATTCCACAATGCAACAGCAAATGCGAAACTATCAAGCACGATTAAAAGAGCAAGAAGCAACTTACGCTAGATTGTCCAAACAAACAGCCTCGACGTCCGGGGAACAAGAGAAGCTAACACGTAGACAACAAAACGCCGCTGCTCAAGTCAATAAGACAAAGGCAAACATGATGCAGTTGGACGCTGCAATGGGCAAAACAAATAAACAGATTGCGTTGCAGGAAAATGGCTTTTACAAGGTTGGAACTAGGCTAACTGAAGTCAGTGGCAAGATGGGTAGATTTAGTGACAAGATGGGTTCCATTGGTAATACCATGACTACACGAGTTACTGCACCAATTGTAGCAGGTTTTGGTTATGCTGCTAAATCAGCTATTGATTTTAATTCACAGATCGCTAATATTGCACCACTTCTGAAAGCTAATGGTGAGAGTGCATCTCAAGTTAAATCAGAGATGACACAAATGTCTGATGCAAGTAAGAAATGGGCAACAGAGTATGGTGTTTCAACTGATAAAATCAATGCTGGTATGACAGAGCTTGTAAAGCGTGGATATTCAGCTAACCAAACAATGGGAGCAATGCCTTCCATATTGAATGCTGCCAAAGCTTCTGGTGACGACTTCAATGATGTTATGACTGTTTCAACTTCAACACTTGAACAATTTGGCTTGAAGTCTAACAGCACTGCAGGAATGCTTAAAAACACTGAACGTGTTACTGATAGTTTGACTTATACAGCTAATGCAACTGCTGCAGGATTTACTGACATGGGTGATGCCATGACTTACGTTGGTCCTACTGCTCATTCTGCTGGTATCTCGCTTGAAGAGACTGCAGCAGCAATTGGTTTGATGAGTAATCAAGGTATTGAAGGTTCAGTTGCTGGTACTGCATTGCGTTCAGCATTGACACGTTTGATGAAGCCAAGTAGACAGAACGTTCAAGGATTTAAAGAACTTGGCATTAATGTGGAAGACTTTAAAAATCACTCTCTCACACTTCCCGAAATATTGGACAAGATCAAAACCAATACGCAGGGTTGGACGAAAGAGCAAAAAGCCAGTGCCGTTGCTATGGCATTTGGTACAGAAGCACAAGCAGGTATGAATGCACTTATCAATGAAGGTGGTGGTGCTTTAACCGACTTGACCAAGAAGACTAAAGAAGCCAGTGGTTCGACTAAAGAGATTGCTGACACCATGAACAATACATCAGCTTCCAAAATTGCAAGATTTAAAGAATCATTGCATGTCTTAGCTATCACAGTTGGTGAGAAATTGACACCTACACTTATGCCACTGGTCAAAGATTTGACTAATGTGGTAAAGAAATTTGCTGAATTAGACGATTCTCAACAACAAACAATATTGAAATCAGTAGCGTTAGTTGCTGCAATTGGACCTGTTGCAAAAACAATGCAAGGAATAGGGACGATTAGTAAAGTAACTACAGGTTCGGTAGGACTATTGGCCAAGGGAATTGGAAATACAATGGTGGCTTTTAATCGGACATCAAGTGCAGGAACAAAACTGTTGTCTATGTTTAGTTCAGGAGCTGAAGGTGCTACTCTATTTGCAGGTAAAACTGCAACTGCTGCTAAAGCAGCTACTACAGTTGGCAGCGCAGCAGTCGAAGGTGCAAGTGGCGCAGCAACATTAGCGGGAGGCATGGAAGGTGCCGCAGGTGCAGCAAGTGGATTTGCTTTAATGTCTGGACCGGTTGCATTAGGAATTGCAGGAGTAGTTGCTGCAGTCGCTGGTGGTGTTTGGGCTTGGAATTCGTGGGGTAAACAAGCTTGGGAATCAAGCGTTGAAACCAGCAAGTGGGGAACTACGGTTGGTAAGAAAGCCGATACAGCACTCACCCACATGAAAGATTTTAATGGCCAAGCAAGTCAAGCATTAAAAGAATTTGATGATAATGCCAGTGAGAGCGCAAGTTCTATTGGTAAGTCATTTAAAGGCATGTCTGACCAAATTAGTCAAACAGCTGATGACGCTAATAAGAAACTTACCGAAGGCCTAAAAGGATTGCCAGATGATGTTGCTGAAATAGTTGGTAAAGCTGCGGAAAAGCAAAAGAAAAACAATGAGAAAATTAAAAAGAACGCTAAGCAAACTAGTGACAACGTTAATGACATTGTTAAAAATGCTGCAAAAAAACACCGTGGGTACACTGATGACGAAAATCAATACATTCTAAATTCCAAGAAAAAAATGAATGATGATGAGATCAAACTTCTTGGAATATCCGGTAAAAAGAAAACAGAAGTTGAAAAAGCTCTGAATTCTGATGTGGAGAAACTAACCACAATTCAAGCTGGACAGCGTGTAAAAACATTACAGGGTGCTTTTAAGAAAGAACAGTCAGAGTATAAAAAGCAAAGTTCAATGATCAAAAACCTTAGAAAACAGGGATTGATCAGTGAAAAAGATTATCAAAAAGCTATGAGTAAGTTGAGTGACGAACATAGTACTTCTATGGACAAGCAAGGTAAGAAATACGTTGAGCTTGCAAAACAAGCTGGCCATAGTGTTGCTGATATTAAGGCTACTTTAAAAGAATATGGCATATCCTATGATGAGGTAACTAAGAAGTCAAAAAAGAATGCTGACACAATTTCCACATCAAATTCACGTATTGCTGATACAGCTTCTAAGATGTCTAAGGTCACGAAGTCAGCGGGCGAGCAATGGAATAAAATGGTCCTTGACCCTAAGACTGGACGAATCAAGACTGATGCACAAAAAACTATCAACGATACAGCCAAGACTGGTATGGGTTGGGCACAACTTCAATTCGAGCTTAAACATGCAAAAATCACATCAAATGCTAAGTCAATGATTGGTGAAGCAGCAATACAGTCTGGACGTTGGAATGACCTTCCTTGGAAAGAAAAGGAAACAATGATTCGTGTACAAGGTGATGAAGATCTAACTAAGGTTGTAAAGCATATTGACAACTGGGATAAACTCACACCAAAACAACAAACTGCAATTGTACGTGCCAAAGGTCAAAAAGAATTGTCTATCGCTATGATCAATGCGGGCGAGTGGAACGATATGTCCATGAAAGACAAGCAAGCATTGGTTAATACTTCTGGTGAGAAAGATTTAGTAGATTTACTTACTCAAACAGGCACGTGGAATGGGTTAAGCATGCACGCCAAGGAAGCTGTTATTACTGGTAAAGGTAATGCAGAAGTTGTTGACCAATTGAAGAATATTGGTAAATGGAACGATCTTACTCCCAACCAAAAAGATTTAATCATTAATAACAAGGCCAGCCGTAAAATTGTGGATGCATTGATTGATGCAGGACAATGGGATGGCTTAACGCTTGATGAAAAGAACGCAGTTATAAATGATGATGCAACTGGTAAATTGATTGGAGCTATGGTTCAAGCAGGAGTATGGCAAGGATTGAGTTTGGACGATAAGGATGCAATCGTGAATGATAAGGCAACTGCCAAGCTTGTTCAGCCACTTTATCAAGCAGGATTGTGGAACGGGTTAGATGTTAAGGCTCATGATGCAATTATCCAAGATAAAGCTTCAGCACCAGTTGTTGCAGCAATGGTAAAGGCTGGCACGTGGGATGGCTTAACTCTGGATGAAAAAGATGCAATTATTAATACTGACAATTCTGCCAAAGATTTGGGTAACTTAGTTGGCTCATACGTATCGTTCAATGACATGCCAGAGAAGCAAAAGAACATCATTGTTAATTCAGATGATGCAATGGCTAAATTTTTTGATGCAGGCAATACACTTACTCGCTGGAACATGAAAAAAGCAGATAGAAAGAAACTAGTTGCGGAGAATCAAGATATTCTTGATAAAACCAAAAATGGTGAAAAAGCTGTTGTGGATTACAATGGCAAAAAAGTTATTGTTAAGAAGCTTGGCGGTAATGATGTTGAACTTGAAGGTGCTGTAAATGATGCCAAGGATGCTATTAATCGGCACAACAAAAAGAAAGCTAATAAGAAGAACCTTAAAGGTGATGCTGAAGACGTTAAAAAGAAGTCCAAGGAAAGTACGGATGCCGTCCAAAGACACAACGATAAAAAAGTAGACCGCAAGGACTACAAAGGTGATGCTTCAAATAACAAACAAGCTTCTAAAGAATCACAAAATGCCACCCAAAGACACAATGACAAAAAAGAAAAAGACAAGTACTATAAAGGTCATGATAAATCTTCTGGACCAGCAAGTTCAGCTATTAGGGCTATTTTAAGATGGAATGGACAAAGTCCAGTAGTTCACTCGTTCGTCACAGTTGTTTCTAGAATATTCCGACACGCCAAAGGTACTAACGATTCTGGTGAAGAAATTGCAATGGTCAATGATGAACGTGGTTCAATGTTCCGTGAGTTGATCAAACTTCCAACTGGCGAACAATTTATTCCACAAGGACGTAATATCATGGTTGCACTTCCAAAGCATTCGCAAGTTGTCCCTGCTCGTGAAACTAGCAGAATGTTTAGCGGTATCAAGCAATATGCAAACGGAACACCAGGATATTCCAAGGTGGTCAACGACTTTACCACATTGAATTCTGGACTGACTGACTACTCGAACAGTACGACAAATACCAATAATTCTGATAACAGTAAGTTAGTAAACAATCAGAATATCAAAGTTAACGTAACTGTTAACGGTTCTGGTGGAGATGGTCAGCAAATAGGTCAACAAACTGCTGACATCATTGAACAAAAATTCAGGGAGATGTTTAATAATCAAAGTACTGCATTTGGAGGTGGTTCAATAGCATGA